From the Anaeromusa acidaminophila DSM 3853 genome, one window contains:
- a CDS encoding methyl-accepting chemotaxis protein, whose product MKLRSKMMLAICIPVMVVLVLLSGVAYWQASRALTEEIRMEMSQASARYAEAVQTILSTKQETVGALAAAWSVGLPADEEILRTVTYLTKNTPGAQDIYVAFPSKKFIDGTGWAPPADYDPATRDWFKDALSSNGVVFSKVYVDAITKKPVISLSAAIRQNGTPIAVLGMDLSLDAIGQMTQGVRMRDSGQAFILNREGFYVAHPSLTLNDNVLTMENGKLKEAGAAFLSGRSSFQELSFNGEDRFFASSPVGSSGWALVLEVPSAEVYQPVRELGLWMAGLSVAAILFLGFVLMNVAGAIAKPVAIVAAAAQKVAAGELQIHLDASERADEIGVLNNSFLAMVASLRKLVGETVRSAEKLAGSSQELTASSSQAADASQQVAQAAVEITESASQQVSSVEETALAVERVAQRLEKAGKSAEAASGAAEQTANTTIEGQKGLAAAVESIDAIGSGAAQVGSAIQELDSSSKRISEIVDMIKTIAGQTNLLALNAAIEAARAGEHGRGFAVVADEVRKLAEQSEHAAKEITELIAENNGNIRQTVEVMDVQKSRVGEGVAQVREAGRQFAEIASLVEELSAQVRDISEEVSGTVAESRQSAAAVRRIKDLSLAVADEASDVSAATEEQTASMEEIAAASQTLAQLAQELQESVGKFRM is encoded by the coding sequence ATGAAATTACGGTCAAAAATGATGCTGGCAATTTGTATTCCGGTGATGGTGGTGCTGGTTCTGTTGAGTGGAGTGGCATATTGGCAGGCGAGCCGCGCTTTAACCGAAGAAATTCGTATGGAAATGAGTCAGGCATCCGCCCGCTATGCGGAAGCGGTGCAAACCATTCTGTCGACGAAGCAGGAAACCGTAGGGGCTTTGGCAGCCGCGTGGAGCGTAGGCCTTCCGGCGGACGAAGAAATTTTACGAACCGTAACGTATTTAACGAAAAATACGCCTGGGGCGCAGGATATTTATGTGGCCTTTCCCAGTAAAAAATTTATTGACGGCACAGGCTGGGCGCCGCCGGCGGATTATGATCCGGCGACAAGAGATTGGTTTAAAGACGCTCTTTCCAGTAATGGCGTGGTATTTTCCAAAGTATATGTTGATGCGATTACCAAAAAACCGGTTATCAGCCTTTCCGCCGCCATTCGGCAGAATGGGACGCCGATAGCGGTGCTGGGGATGGATTTGTCGTTGGATGCGATCGGGCAAATGACACAAGGCGTGCGCATGAGAGACTCCGGGCAGGCCTTTATCTTAAACCGCGAGGGCTTCTATGTCGCTCATCCTTCATTGACGTTGAACGATAACGTACTAACGATGGAAAATGGAAAACTGAAGGAAGCGGGAGCCGCCTTTTTGAGTGGTCGTTCCAGTTTTCAAGAGCTTTCTTTTAACGGAGAAGATCGCTTTTTTGCCTCGAGTCCCGTAGGCAGCAGCGGCTGGGCGTTAGTGCTGGAGGTACCCTCTGCTGAGGTGTATCAGCCGGTTCGCGAGTTAGGCTTATGGATGGCGGGCTTGAGTGTGGCGGCTATTCTTTTTCTGGGCTTTGTCTTGATGAACGTGGCGGGTGCGATTGCTAAACCCGTAGCCATAGTAGCTGCAGCGGCGCAGAAAGTGGCTGCCGGAGAGCTGCAGATTCACCTGGATGCCAGCGAGCGCGCCGACGAAATTGGTGTGCTGAATAATAGCTTTTTGGCGATGGTTGCCAGTTTGCGGAAGCTGGTCGGAGAGACGGTTCGTTCGGCGGAAAAATTGGCGGGTTCTTCGCAGGAACTGACGGCCAGCTCCAGTCAAGCAGCGGACGCTTCGCAGCAAGTAGCTCAGGCTGCTGTGGAGATTACAGAAAGCGCCTCGCAGCAGGTTAGCTCTGTAGAAGAAACCGCTTTGGCCGTGGAACGTGTAGCACAGCGCCTGGAAAAAGCGGGGAAATCGGCCGAGGCTGCTTCCGGCGCTGCCGAACAGACGGCTAACACCACGATTGAGGGGCAGAAAGGTCTGGCAGCGGCAGTAGAGAGCATAGACGCCATTGGCAGCGGCGCAGCGCAAGTGGGCAGTGCGATTCAAGAGCTGGACAGCAGCTCGAAGCGTATTTCAGAAATTGTAGATATGATTAAAACCATTGCCGGACAGACCAATCTTTTGGCGTTGAACGCCGCTATTGAGGCGGCGCGGGCGGGCGAGCACGGGCGGGGCTTTGCGGTAGTGGCGGATGAAGTGCGCAAGCTGGCGGAGCAATCGGAGCACGCAGCGAAAGAAATCACAGAGTTAATTGCGGAAAACAATGGAAATATACGGCAAACCGTTGAAGTGATGGACGTGCAAAAATCGCGCGTTGGCGAAGGGGTGGCTCAAGTTCGCGAAGCAGGGAGGCAGTTTGCGGAAATTGCCTCCTTGGTGGAAGAATTATCGGCGCAGGTACGGGATATTTCCGAGGAGGTATCAGGGACCGTGGCGGAAAGCCGTCAAAGCGCCGCAGCCGTACGGCGGATCAAAGATCTTTCCCTGGCCGTGGCGGACGAAGCCAGCGACGTATCGGCGGCGACAGAAGAGCAAACCGCTTCTATGGAAGAAATTGCCGCCGCCAGTCAAACGCTGGCGCAGTTGGCGCAGGAACTGCAGGAATCGGTAGGAAAGTTCCGCATGTAG
- a CDS encoding type 1 glutamine amidotransferase domain-containing protein, whose product MNQGGKLLMVVTSAKAMGVHRTGLWLEEFAAPYLLFLQAGFEVVVASPLGGETPIDPRSVAVGQPAAWQKAAEVLKKTRKLSEVEREVFDAIILPGGHGPMVDLAKDEILAALLQRADVDGWVIGAVCHGPAGLVRAQKEDGTPLVAGRRLTGFTNAEERMVQLDEAVPFLLENRLKELGAHYEHSKPWEAFVIRDGSWVTGQNPQSSEAFAKEVIVAVKEAACVEC is encoded by the coding sequence ATGAATCAAGGCGGAAAACTGCTCATGGTAGTAACGAGTGCCAAGGCAATGGGGGTTCACCGGACCGGACTGTGGTTGGAAGAGTTTGCGGCGCCGTACTTGCTCTTTCTTCAGGCCGGCTTTGAGGTGGTTGTCGCGAGTCCCCTAGGAGGCGAAACTCCTATTGATCCGCGCAGCGTAGCTGTGGGACAGCCGGCAGCTTGGCAAAAGGCAGCCGAGGTATTAAAGAAGACGCGGAAACTCAGCGAAGTGGAACGTGAAGTTTTTGATGCGATTATTTTGCCGGGCGGTCATGGCCCGATGGTGGATTTGGCTAAAGATGAAATCTTAGCGGCGCTTCTCCAGCGGGCGGATGTGGACGGCTGGGTGATTGGCGCTGTCTGTCATGGTCCTGCCGGCTTGGTGCGGGCGCAAAAAGAAGACGGCACGCCGCTGGTGGCTGGACGCCGCCTAACTGGCTTTACCAATGCAGAAGAGCGTATGGTGCAACTGGATGAAGCGGTGCCCTTTTTGCTGGAAAACCGGCTGAAAGAGCTGGGCGCTCATTATGAGCACAGCAAACCTTGGGAAGCGTTTGTCATACGTGACGGCTCCTGGGTGACCGGACAAAATCCGCAATCAAGCGAAGCTTTTGCCAAAGAAGTCATTGTGGCGGTGAAAGAAGCTGCCTGCGTGGAATGCTAA
- a CDS encoding CdaR family transcriptional regulator yields MLLTPGLAQQVVNSLMPLVRQNVNVMDATGTIIASFQANRIGHFHKGAFDAISQQQTVEIRPEEVNLFPGSLPGVNMPIFLEGQVIGVVGISGHPEEVRDTAKLLKAVTELILERDVLMEKFRSQAQLHEHFASLLLSEKAEQDTASLQASAKLLKYDLSLMRQVVVIDTAPLVLQALAFGPYDLVFTRLRENILQQLLPSPCIGPRDFVVFLEQRLIILRETQTSAPDSLDALFQWSRELGQLLPPHIAPLPIGLGSSNTVTAQLHFSYREALFALSHCTPAKPIASIEELPVLTAYALRYAPGPNCLPLQRLQDTLHQASLRKFNMEETLRCLLEQNLNTSLAAKELFIHRNTLLFRLAKLRSSTGLDPCHHFDHAVLCRLLLER; encoded by the coding sequence ATGCTCCTCACCCCCGGCCTGGCGCAGCAGGTCGTCAATTCCCTCATGCCCTTAGTGCGGCAAAACGTCAATGTCATGGACGCTACTGGGACCATTATTGCTTCTTTTCAAGCCAATCGGATCGGTCATTTTCACAAAGGCGCCTTTGACGCCATCTCCCAACAGCAAACAGTGGAGATTCGACCGGAAGAGGTCAATCTGTTTCCCGGTTCGCTTCCAGGTGTTAATATGCCCATCTTTTTAGAGGGACAGGTAATCGGCGTCGTCGGCATTTCCGGTCATCCTGAAGAAGTCCGCGACACCGCGAAATTGCTCAAAGCCGTTACCGAATTAATTTTAGAGCGCGATGTGCTAATGGAGAAATTTCGCTCCCAAGCCCAATTGCACGAGCACTTCGCCAGCCTGCTGCTCTCGGAAAAAGCGGAGCAAGATACTGCCTCTTTGCAAGCATCCGCCAAGCTTCTCAAATACGATTTATCCCTTATGCGCCAGGTTGTAGTCATTGATACGGCGCCCCTTGTCCTGCAAGCGCTTGCCTTTGGCCCATATGACCTAGTCTTCACCCGTCTGCGTGAAAACATCCTGCAGCAGCTCTTGCCTTCCCCCTGCATCGGCCCCCGTGATTTTGTCGTTTTTCTGGAACAGCGCTTGATCATTTTAAGGGAAACGCAGACCTCCGCGCCGGATTCCTTGGACGCCTTGTTTCAATGGAGCCGGGAATTAGGGCAGTTATTACCGCCGCACATTGCGCCCCTTCCCATCGGCCTTGGCAGCAGCAACACCGTTACAGCGCAGCTGCATTTTTCCTACCGGGAAGCGCTGTTTGCGCTTAGCCACTGTACTCCGGCTAAACCGATCGCTTCGATCGAAGAGCTTCCTGTGTTAACAGCTTACGCGCTGCGCTACGCACCCGGCCCTAACTGCCTCCCGTTGCAACGTCTGCAAGATACGCTGCATCAAGCCAGTTTGCGCAAATTCAACATGGAAGAAACCCTGCGCTGCCTCCTGGAGCAAAATCTCAACACGTCTCTGGCGGCGAAAGAACTGTTCATTCATCGCAATACACTGCTCTTCCGTCTGGCTAAGCTGCGCAGTTCCACCGGCCTAGACCCTTGCCATCATTTCGACCATGCCGTACTCTGCCGGCTGCTACTAGAAAGATGA
- a CDS encoding glycerate kinase, with product MRVIIAPDSYKGSVSALEVARAMQRGVETVFPHAEIQLVPIADGGEGTVEAMVASTGGTVVKKSVQGPLGTPVEAYYGLLGDKVTAVIEMAAASGLPLVPKAQRDPRGTTTYGTGELIKAALDAGAKRLVIGIGGSATNDGGAGMLQALGVRFLDETGQELPPGGAALAKLASIDLSGLDARLAQTDILVACDVDNPLCGTRGASAVYGPQKGATPEIVQELDAALARYAQVAQEVTGKDAANVAGAGAAGGLGAGFLFFTEGRLCPGVDVVLETANFEEMVKKADLVLTGEGCTDYQTAYGKAPVGVSALARAYGVPCICLSGGLGEGCSAVREKGIDALSSTVPGPLSLEECMERGAELIEEAAERVCRLLAVGMGLKK from the coding sequence ATGCGTGTAATTATTGCGCCGGATTCTTATAAAGGAAGCGTTTCGGCTTTAGAGGTAGCTCGGGCTATGCAGAGAGGCGTAGAAACTGTATTTCCTCATGCAGAGATCCAACTGGTGCCGATTGCCGACGGCGGCGAGGGTACGGTGGAAGCCATGGTCGCCTCCACAGGCGGTACAGTAGTGAAAAAGTCGGTTCAAGGTCCGCTGGGAACGCCGGTGGAAGCCTACTACGGACTGCTGGGCGATAAAGTGACGGCAGTGATTGAAATGGCGGCCGCTTCCGGCTTGCCCTTGGTGCCCAAGGCGCAGCGAGATCCCAGAGGGACGACTACCTACGGGACCGGCGAACTGATTAAGGCGGCCCTGGATGCAGGCGCTAAACGCTTGGTCATCGGTATTGGCGGCAGCGCGACGAATGACGGCGGCGCGGGCATGCTGCAGGCGCTTGGCGTACGTTTCCTTGATGAGACTGGGCAGGAATTGCCTCCAGGCGGCGCTGCGTTAGCGAAGCTGGCGAGTATTGATCTAAGCGGCTTGGATGCTCGTTTGGCGCAGACGGATATTTTAGTAGCCTGTGACGTGGATAATCCTCTGTGCGGTACGCGCGGCGCTTCGGCCGTATACGGTCCGCAAAAAGGAGCTACGCCGGAAATCGTGCAGGAACTGGATGCAGCCTTGGCCCGTTATGCGCAAGTGGCGCAGGAGGTTACAGGCAAGGACGCAGCCAATGTAGCGGGCGCAGGCGCGGCTGGCGGCCTAGGTGCGGGATTCCTCTTTTTTACGGAGGGCCGTTTATGTCCCGGGGTGGACGTAGTGCTGGAAACCGCTAATTTTGAAGAGATGGTGAAAAAGGCGGATTTGGTGTTGACTGGCGAGGGTTGTACAGATTATCAGACCGCTTACGGCAAGGCTCCGGTGGGAGTTTCAGCCTTAGCTAGAGCGTATGGCGTGCCCTGTATCTGTTTGTCCGGCGGTTTGGGAGAAGGCTGCAGCGCCGTGCGTGAAAAAGGCATTGACGCCTTGAGCAGTACCGTGCCTGGACCTTTGAGTTTGGAAGAATGCATGGAGCGCGGCGCGGAGCTGATTGAAGAAGCCGCTGAACGCGTATGCCGCCTGTTGGCGGTGGGGATGGGTCTGAAAAAATAG
- a CDS encoding L-lactate permease — MDAMVAALPLVVLLIGLPLLMKPAVKVAPVAWVVTVLVAIFYFGFPAQVTLLAALQGAITGIFPIMYIPFGALVVYNVLKETGWMDKMQGAMAALTTDRRAQALLIGFGFSAFLEGICGFGAPVAIPASILVGLGYDPMMAALVCLVANTGPVPFGSLGIPTDTLVLTTQLDFMKLSQMTGRFMPILAFIMAFATVFSMSGVKGMKGIIPAILVTGLSFSIVQFLVANFLGATLVDILASIACLTALAVYLTYCKSKEVWLFPGETLQQDAGAKEINFKELFLSWLPYILLAIFIIGVNLPGTKAIFAGKAPGFEFLQIKALIYNPNKVYAFTWLQSPGTIMLIAGVIAFYFMGIPMSAVGSQFGKTFKQMIPSFIAVACILSISEVMNLALPIVDVKTKLVVWASASGVPQASMVAGMAKSIVGVVDQTLYPFISPMIGTLGVFLTGSNTSSNALFGMLQVITAHGLNLSDILMASAGNAGSTAGKMISPQSIVIAATAVGLLGKEGLIMRKTIKYTIPYVLFLGLLTWMFAFVFPGLVP, encoded by the coding sequence ATGGATGCAATGGTGGCTGCATTGCCCTTGGTAGTGCTGCTCATCGGCTTGCCGCTTCTAATGAAGCCGGCGGTCAAGGTGGCGCCGGTGGCCTGGGTGGTTACGGTATTGGTGGCTATTTTTTATTTTGGTTTTCCCGCGCAGGTGACGCTGCTGGCGGCGCTCCAAGGGGCTATTACCGGTATCTTTCCTATTATGTATATTCCTTTTGGTGCGCTCGTTGTGTATAATGTCCTCAAAGAAACAGGCTGGATGGACAAGATGCAAGGAGCCATGGCGGCGTTGACGACGGATCGTCGGGCTCAGGCTCTCTTGATTGGTTTTGGTTTCAGCGCATTTCTCGAAGGCATTTGCGGCTTTGGCGCTCCTGTAGCTATTCCGGCCAGTATTTTGGTGGGCTTGGGCTACGATCCCATGATGGCGGCGCTGGTTTGTTTGGTAGCGAATACAGGCCCTGTTCCCTTTGGCTCGCTGGGTATTCCTACGGATACCTTGGTGCTGACTACGCAGTTGGATTTTATGAAGCTGTCCCAGATGACCGGTCGGTTTATGCCGATTCTGGCTTTTATCATGGCCTTTGCTACGGTGTTCTCCATGTCCGGCGTCAAGGGCATGAAAGGCATTATCCCGGCTATTTTAGTAACCGGCTTGTCCTTTAGCATCGTACAGTTTTTGGTAGCCAATTTCCTGGGCGCTACGTTGGTAGATATTTTGGCTTCCATAGCCTGCCTGACGGCATTGGCAGTATATCTTACATACTGCAAGAGTAAAGAAGTGTGGCTCTTCCCCGGCGAAACGCTGCAGCAGGATGCCGGTGCGAAGGAAATTAACTTCAAAGAACTGTTTTTGTCTTGGCTTCCCTATATTTTGCTGGCTATTTTCATTATCGGCGTCAATCTGCCGGGTACGAAAGCCATCTTTGCCGGCAAAGCGCCTGGCTTTGAGTTTTTGCAAATCAAAGCTCTCATTTATAACCCGAATAAGGTGTATGCTTTTACTTGGCTGCAAAGCCCTGGCACGATCATGCTGATTGCCGGCGTGATTGCCTTCTATTTCATGGGTATTCCCATGAGCGCCGTCGGCAGCCAGTTTGGTAAAACCTTTAAACAAATGATCCCTTCTTTTATTGCCGTAGCTTGCATTCTTTCCATTTCCGAAGTGATGAATCTGGCGCTGCCTATCGTGGACGTTAAAACCAAGCTGGTAGTTTGGGCCAGCGCGTCCGGTGTCCCGCAGGCCTCCATGGTGGCGGGCATGGCGAAAAGTATTGTCGGCGTAGTAGATCAGACTTTGTATCCTTTCATCAGCCCGATGATTGGCACCTTGGGCGTCTTCCTGACCGGCAGTAATACCTCTTCCAATGCCTTGTTTGGCATGTTGCAGGTTATTACCGCGCATGGGCTGAATCTGTCGGATATTCTCATGGCGTCCGCCGGCAATGCAGGCAGCACCGCAGGCAAAATGATTTCGCCGCAGAGTATTGTTATTGCCGCGACGGCGGTAGGCCTTTTGGGCAAAGAAGGCCTGATTATGAGGAAAACGATCAAGTATACCATTCCCTATGTTTTATTCTTAGGGCTGTTAACTTGGATGTTTGCCTTTGTCTTCCCCGGCTTGGTGCCGTAA
- a CDS encoding sugar diacid recognition domain-containing protein gives MAWNHPVPLELAQRVVEMIHEVTGSNVNFMGLGGEIIATKQPERLGKIHSAAESIMAGRVDEVAVTVEDAAKMDGVKAGYNGAILYKGQRLGVIGITGDPEAVKPLQKMAAIVVNEEIAKERERQEREQGLQQVAAQLESATGEMEELYSSAAQVAGRYSEMAEAVKITETELNDLNQVLDYIRNIASQTNLLGLNASIEAARAGEQGRGFAVVADEVRKLATYSADSLGKINQALQAIKSSVLRIGADVRGNKEITERQEQTLSSLAAQVQGLQQELQKLV, from the coding sequence ATGGCTTGGAATCATCCGGTGCCGCTGGAGTTGGCGCAACGCGTGGTGGAAATGATTCACGAGGTGACTGGGAGCAACGTGAATTTTATGGGCTTAGGCGGCGAGATTATCGCCACTAAGCAACCAGAGCGGCTGGGGAAAATACATAGCGCGGCGGAGAGCATTATGGCCGGACGCGTAGACGAGGTAGCGGTAACGGTTGAAGACGCCGCCAAAATGGACGGGGTTAAAGCAGGCTATAACGGCGCTATTTTATACAAAGGGCAGCGTCTGGGCGTGATCGGTATTACCGGCGACCCCGAAGCGGTAAAGCCGTTGCAAAAAATGGCGGCCATTGTGGTCAATGAAGAAATTGCCAAAGAGCGGGAGCGTCAAGAACGGGAGCAAGGGTTGCAGCAAGTGGCGGCCCAACTGGAATCCGCTACAGGAGAGATGGAGGAACTATATTCTTCAGCAGCGCAAGTCGCCGGACGCTATAGCGAGATGGCGGAAGCTGTAAAGATTACGGAGACGGAATTGAACGATCTAAACCAGGTGCTGGACTATATCCGCAACATTGCCAGCCAAACGAACCTGCTGGGCCTAAACGCCTCTATCGAAGCGGCTCGGGCTGGCGAGCAGGGACGCGGCTTTGCGGTGGTGGCCGATGAAGTGCGTAAGCTGGCTACGTATTCGGCGGATTCTCTGGGTAAGATCAATCAGGCGCTGCAGGCTATTAAAAGCTCGGTGCTGCGAATCGGCGCGGATGTAAGAGGCAACAAGGAAATTACCGAGCGTCAGGAGCAAACTCTGTCTTCTTTAGCGGCGCAAGTACAGGGGCTGCAGCAGGAGCTGCAAAAATTGGTATAG
- a CDS encoding DsbA family oxidoreductase yields the protein MRRSLRVVFDFACPYCYLLWGYVQELRRTAPVQLEWLPWEINPDLTLAGKVLQPGASGVSQPDQLGASLGLVPSARTVLSNTHQALAALEFAKDHGQGDAWLDAVFPAHFVDGQDIGQLPVLLQLAQEIGFDVQELEAALQAGRYDQRLLDNEAYCQEHQIEWVPTVLWGQEKLLEGVISFSVFKDTLKTLF from the coding sequence ATGCGTCGATCGTTGCGAGTAGTTTTTGACTTTGCTTGTCCTTACTGCTATTTGCTTTGGGGTTACGTGCAGGAGTTGCGACGAACTGCGCCGGTACAACTCGAATGGCTGCCTTGGGAAATCAATCCGGATCTGACGTTAGCGGGAAAAGTGCTGCAGCCGGGAGCGTCAGGGGTATCACAGCCGGATCAATTAGGCGCGTCCCTGGGCTTGGTTCCGTCCGCCAGGACCGTGTTGTCTAATACGCACCAGGCGCTGGCGGCGTTGGAATTTGCCAAAGACCACGGCCAAGGCGACGCTTGGCTAGATGCCGTTTTTCCAGCTCATTTTGTCGACGGCCAGGATATCGGCCAACTGCCGGTGCTGCTGCAACTGGCGCAGGAGATTGGTTTTGATGTGCAGGAGTTGGAGGCGGCGCTGCAGGCGGGGCGCTATGACCAGCGCTTGCTGGATAACGAGGCCTATTGCCAGGAGCATCAGATTGAATGGGTTCCTACGGTGCTTTGGGGGCAGGAAAAGCTGCTGGAAGGCGTTATTTCCTTCAGCGTGTTTAAAGACACATTAAAAACATTGTTTTAG